The Oncorhynchus tshawytscha isolate Ot180627B unplaced genomic scaffold, Otsh_v2.0 Un_contig_3171_pilon_pilon, whole genome shotgun sequence genome has a window encoding:
- the rhobtb1 gene encoding rho-related BTB domain-containing protein 1 isoform X3: MWHMEIKHFCPRTPVILVGCQLDLRYADLEAVNRARRPLARPIKPGDILPPESGREVAKELGISYYETSVFDQFGIKDIFDNAIRAALISRRHLQFWKSHLRKVQKPLLQAPFLPPKAPPPLIKIPECVINNGEGPGLLLDSPLCADVMFILQDHIHIFAHKIYLSTSSSKFYDLFQMDFSDESQCLVVTERHARDSLLRTLSLDTEEDVAVLPNLSPCSLRASKSDGTLKMMSFSGKHRRTKLSLASWSKAFYSIHKESVTNPVTGSPAHMTVVKMDYSIQLGPFSAVLRFLYTGELDEEERDLMKIAQIAEVLEVFDLRMMVENIMNHEGFMNQEITKAFHVRKSNRIKECLNKNTFTDVTFRLEDGTINAHRPLLISSCDWMAAVFGGSFMESANNEVSFPGTSRVCMQAVLEYLYTNQLCPMAELDPMELTALANRLCLPRLTALTEHYAVSELVKASKDGQDIDGEVLTYLELAQFHNANQLAAWCLHHICTHYNNVCANYRKEIKAKSAENQEYFEKHRWPPVWYLKEEDHYQRVRKEREKEDMALNKHHSRRRWCFWSTSPAVA, from the exons ATGTGGCACATGGAGATCAAGCACTTTTGTCCCAGGACGCCTGTCATCCTGGTGGGTTGTCAGCTGGACCTGCGTTACGCTGATCTGGAGGCCGTCAACAGGGCCAGGAGGCCACTAGCCAG GCCGATAAAGCCCGGAGACATCCTTCCTCCAGAGAGTGGCCGGGAGGTGGCCAAGGAGCTGGGCATCTCCTACTATGAGACCAGTGTGTTCGACCAGTTTGGTATCAAGGACATCTTCGACAATGCCATTCGAGCCGCGCTCATCTCCCGTCGACACCTGCAGTTCTGGAAGTCCCACCTCCGGAAGGTCCAGAAGCCCCTCCTCCAGGCGCCCTTCCTGCCGCCCAAAGCACCGCCCCCTCTCATCAAGATTCCAGAGTGTGTCATCAACAACGGGGAGGGTCCTGGCCTCCTATTGGACAGTCCTCTTTGTGCTGACGTCATGTTCATCCTCCAGGACCACATCCACATCTTCGCCCACAagatctacctctctacctcctcctccaagtTTTATGACCTGTTCCAG ATGGACTTCAGTGACGAGTCCCAGTGCCTGGTGGTGACGGAGCGGCATGCCCGGGACTCTCTCCTCAGGACCCTTAGTCTGGACACAGAGGAGGACGTGGCTGTGCTCCCCaacctctccccctgctccctccggGCCTCTAAGAGTGACGGCACCCTGAAGATGATGAGCTTCTCTGGTAAGCACCGGCGCACCAAGCTGTCCTTGGCCTCCTGGAGCAAGGCCTTCTACAGCATCCACAAGGAGAGTGTGACCAACCCTGTGACGGGCTCCCCGGCTCACATGACGGTGGTGAAGATGGACTACTCCATCCAGCTGGGTCCGTTCAGTGCCGTGTTGAGGTTCCTCTACACTGGGGAGCTGGATGAAGAGGAGCGGGATCTGATGAAGATCGCCCAGATCGCAGAGGTCCTGGAGGTGTTTGACCTGAGGATGATGGTGGAGAACATCATGAACCATGAAGGCTTCATGAACCAGGAGATCACCAAGGCCTTCCACGTCAGGAAATCCAACCGCATCAAGGAGTGTCTCAACAAGAACACCTTCACAG acgtcaccttcaggttgGAGGATGGAACCATCAATGCTCACAGACCtctgctcatctcctcctgtgaTTGGATGGCTGCTGTGTTCGGAGGATCCTTCATGGAGAGTGCTAACAACGAG gTCTCGTTCCCAGGCACCAGCAGGGTGTGTATGCAGGCTGTTCTGGAGTATCTCTACACCAATCAGCTTTGTCCCATGGCAGAGCTGGACCCTATGGAGCTGACGGCCCTGGCTAACAGACTCTGTCTCCCCAGACTGACTGCTCTGACAG AACACTATGCTGTGAGTGAGCTGGTGAAAGCCTCCAAAGATGGACAGGATATAGACGGCGAAGTACTCACCTATCTGGAACTGGCTCAG TTCCATAATGCTAACCAGTTAGCAGCTTGGTGCTTACATCACATCTGCACTCACTACAACAATGTCTGTGCCAACTATCGCAAAGAGATCAAGGCCAAATCTGCAG AGAACCAGGAATATTTTGAGAAGCACCGCTGGCCCCCAGTGTGGTACCTGAAGGAGGAGGACCACTACCAGcgggtgaggaaggagagggagaaagaggacatGGCTCTCAACAAACACCACAGCAGACGACGTTGGTGCTTCTGGAGCACCTCCCCTGCCGTGGCCTGA